A window of Kocuria sp. TGY1127_2 genomic DNA:
CCCTCGGAACGGGACCCTTCCGCTTCATTGCTGCTGGCCAAGCTCTGGAAGGACGCAGGGCTTCCGGACGGTGTGTTCAACGTGCTACACGGTGACAAGGAAATGGTCGACGGACTGCTGACCCATCCCGACGTCGACGGCATCTCGTTCGTGGGATCGACCCCGATCGCCAAGTACGTCTACGAGACGGGCACTCAACACGGCAAGCGCGTCCAAGCGTTGGGCGGGGCGAAGAACCACGCCGTGATTATGCCGGATGCCGACATGACCATGGCGGCGGAGCACCTCAACGCGGCCGCTTTCGGCTCTGCCGGTGAGCGCTGCATGGCCATTTCAGTGGCCGTTGCCGTGGGCGATGCCGCAGATGAGGTCGTCTCCCGCGTCAAGGATCTGGCGTCCGGGATCAAAGTCACCGAAGGCACTGATCCGGAGGCCGATATGGGTCCCGTGATCACCCCGGCTTCCAAGGACCGCATCACCCGCATCGTCGGGGAAGCGCAGGAATCCGGCGCAGCCGTGGTGCTGGACGGTCGCGACCTGGTCGTCAAGGACCACGAAGAGGGCTTCTTCGTCGGCCCGACCATCTTGGACAAGGTCAACAAGGAAATGAGCGCTTACGAGGAGGAGATCTTCGGACCCGTCCTCGTGGTCATCCGTGCCGAATCCTTGGAAGAGGCCATCGAGATCATCAACTCGAACCCCTACGGCAACGGAACTGCGGTGTTCACCTCCAACGGTGCCGTGGCGCGTACGTTCCAGCGCAAGGTCCGTGTAGGCATGATCGGTATCAATGTGCCGTTGCCCGTACCGGTTGCTTGGCATTCCTTCGGAGGCTGGAAGAATTCACTGTTCGGCGACCTGCACATTTATGGACCGGATGGCATCAAGTTCTACACCCGCGGCAAGGTCGTGACCCAGCGTTGGCCTGAGCCCAAGTCGGTTTCTGGAGCGTCGTTCGCGATGCCGTCGACCTCCGACAGCTGACCATCCGAACCGGGAACGTCCCGGTTAAACCGGTGCAGTTCCTCGAGCGCACCGTACCGCTCGGGCGCCGTAGTCAATCTCAAGGACGGCGCGGCGCCCGGGCTTCCCAGACTTTTTATCTTTCAATGACGAAAGCGAGATTCCGCGATGACCGTCCCTACCCCTGAGAACAACCTCATCATTGGAACTGCCCCAGATTCTTGGGGTGTCTGGTTCCCAGAAGACGAGCAACAGACGCCGTGGCAACGTTTCCTCGATGAGGTGGCGGAGGCGGGATACAAATGGATTGAGCTGGGCCCGTACGGTTACCTTCCTGCGGACCCGGAGACGCTCGCCAAGGAGCTCAAGGAACGGGATCTCAGCATCAGCGCCGGGACCGTGTTCACGGCATTCCACCGGGGCGCAGACCAGTGGGACGCCGCCTGGGAGCCTGCACGTCAGGTTGCCGAGCTCACGGCCGCAATGGGTGCCCACCACGTCGTCGTGATCCCCGCACTGTGGAGGGATGACAAAACCGGGAAGGCTCTCGAAGACCGCACGCTGACCGACCAGCAATGGGAGGACCTGGCTGCGGGGCACGACAAACTGGGCCAGCGGCTCCAGAGGGAATTCGGCCTCTACCAGCAATTCCATTCACATGCAGATTCTCATGTGGAGACCATGGACCAGATCGAGAAGTTCCTGGCCATGACCGATCCCAAGCTCGTGACCCTGTGCCTGGATACCGGCCATGCCGAATACGGCGGTGCGTCGTCCGTCGAGCTCATCGAGAAGTACCCTGAACGGATCGGCTATCTGCACCTCAAGCAGGTCCACCCGGACACTCTGGCGAAGGTGCGCGCCGAGGACATGACTTTCAAAGACGCGACCGCCGCGGGTGTCATGTGCGAACCTCCATACGGGCTTCCCGATCTCCGCGAGGTCATCGAAGCGGCCGAGAAGCTGGATCGTCCGCTGTACGGAATCGTCGAACAGGACATGTACCCCGTTGCGAACTTCGAGGTTCCCCTTCCGATTGCGTCGCGTACCTGTAAGTACCTACTGAGCTGCGGTGCACGCACCGTCGTCGCCTGAACCAGGCCCACGAACTCTGGAATTCTCCGAAAGGAATTGTCATCATGACTGAACAACTGCGCGTCGCCGTCGTCGGCGCAGGCCGAATGGGCTCCGACCACATCACCCGCCTCCGGGACCGAATGAAGAATGTGCGCGTCGCCGCCGTCGTCGATATCGACGAATCCAGGGCTCAGGCAGCTATCGAGGGAATCCAAGAAGCCAAGGTGTTCACGGATTTCACCGAGGCTCTTGACTCGGGCCTGGTGGACGCCGTCATGGTCGCAACCCCGGGTTTCCTGCACGAACAGGTTTTGCTTCCCGCTCTGACCAAAGGGTTCCCCGTCTTCTGCGAGAAGCCCCTCACCCCGGACTCCGATTCGGCGTGGCGTGTGGTCGAGGCAGAGCAAGCCGTCGGCAAGCGACTCATTCAAGTGGGTTTCATGCGCCGGTTCGATCAGGGCTACCGGAACATCCGGTCGGCCGTGAAGTCAGGAGAGCATGGTGAACTGCTCGCCCTGGACTGCGAACATATCAACCCCGAGGTTCCCGAGGACTACACCGGGCGCAATCTGATTGACGACACCGTGGTCCACGAATTCGATATCGTTCGTTACCTGACCGGCGAGGAGATTTCGTCAGTCGAGGTCCGAACCTGCAAGAACTCTTCCCTTGCCAAGGAGGGGCTCGTGGATCCGGCCCAAATTCTCATGGAGACCGAGGCCGGAATTCGCGTCTCGGTGAACACCCATGTCACCGCCACGTACGGGTATGCCGTGACCACGAGGGCTTCTTTCGAGAAGAACCATCTCCACGAGGGTATAGATCAGGTGACTCCGGGCTTCGAGGAGCGTTTCGTGGATGCCTACGACACCGAAATCCAGGAATGGATCGATGGTTGTCTGACGGGCGTCATTGCGGGACCCGGTGCATGGGACGGATATGCGGCTGCCGCGTGTTGCGAGGCCGGCCTCACTGCGATCGCGGCCCCGGGAACCTCGGTGAACGTGGAGCTTAACGAGAAGCCGGACCTCTACCGGTAATTTCACCCCTAAAGATACGAATAACCTCAAATTTTGGTGATTGAGGTATTGAATAGTCTCTGATTGTGCATATGATAGGACAAATCAGGGTCGATCCCGAGAAATGGGGGCTTGTACGGGCAACCGAGGCAAGCCCCATTTTCGGACCAATTTTTCATTGCGACGCGAATCACAGTGTCGATGCGTCGCACACGACAAGGCTCAATGAGGAGAAACAGTGAAGCTTGCCCTCGATCCCACACCGTTCCATCAGACCCACTCACTGCTCGAGTTCCCCCGTCTGGTCAAGGATCTCGGGTACGACTACCTGCAGATGACCCCTCATCCTGATTTCATCCCGTTCTTCGGTCACCCGAAGGCCGACGACGACCTGGTCGGCAAATTGCGCCAGGCCTGCAAGGACGCCGGCGTTGAGATCGCTTCGGTCCTGCCCGTCATGCGCTGGTCCTCCCCGGATCCCGATGCTCGTGAGGCCGCTGTCCGGAACTGGAAGCGCATCATCCAAATCGCCGTCGACTTGGGTGTTCAACAGCTCAATACGGAGTTCCAGGGCCGACCGGAACTCGCGGAGGAGTCCGAGCGCGCGTTCTACCGCTCTATGGAGGAACTGCTGCCGATCATCGAGCGAGAAGATCTCCATGTGGCCATCGACCCGCATCCGGACGACTTCGTTGAGCGCGGTCTTGACGCGTGGCGCGTTATTCGTGGCGCTAACTCCAAGAACCTGGGCATGGTCTACGTTGCTTGCCATACCTTCCACATGGAAGACGAGCCGATGGACATCATGCGCGCCGCGGGCGACCGTATTCGCGTCGCCCACGTCGCCGACTCCATGGACCACCATCGTTCCAACGGTCTGCGTTACATCACCAACCCGCCCGGGAGTCCCGCACGAGTCCACCAGCACCTCAAAATCGGGGACGGCGACGTGAACTGGGGCGAATTCTTCGGTGGACTCAATGAAATCGGATTTCTCGACTCCGAGGACACCGTCCTGGTGTCAAGCGTCTTCGCCGAAAACGAGGACGCCACCAAAGTCTCCCGCTATCAACTGGATACCATCAAGGAAATGGTTGAAGCGGCGCGCCAGGGCTGAAAGCCCTTCACTCTCATTACCAACCATTCATTCGCTCTGAGAGGCAACGTAGCTTCTCGGCTGTTATCAAAGGAGTCATCATGAGCGGCCCGACAACGGAGAGACCCTCCAAACCCCTTCCTCCACTGACCGAAGGGGCGCACAAGCGACGCCTGGGCATGGTTGCCCTGGTCGCGACTTTCGGCGGCCTGCTGTTCGGTTATGACACCGGTGTCATCAACGGAGCCCTCGAGCCAATGTCGGCCGAACTCGGGCTCAAAGCTGATACGCAGGGGCTCGTCACGAGTTCCTTGCTCGTCGGCGCCGCCGTCGGCGCAGTGAGCATCGGCAAACTCTCTGACGCCTGGGGGCGCCGGAAGACCATCATCATGCTTGCCGTATTGTTCTTCATCGGCACCATGGTGTGCGTTTTCGCCCCCGAATTCATTGTCCTTCTGATCGGGCGCTTCCTTCTCGGTATGGCCGTGGGCGGTGCCTCGACCGTCGTCCCGGTGTTCCTGGCAGAGCTTGCGCCCTACGAAATTCGCGGGTCCCTCTCCGGCCGCAACGAAATGATGATCGTTGTCGGTCAGCTCGCCGCTTTCGTCGTGAACGCGATTCTGGGCAATACGCTCGGCCACATGGACCACGTCTGGCGCATTATGCTCGCAGTCTGTGCCGTCCCTGCCATCTGTCTGTTCTTCGGCATGCTCCGCATGCCCGAGTCGCCCCGTTGGCTGATTTCCAAGGGTCGTTATGACGAGGCCCTGACGGTTCTGAAGACGATTCGCTCGGAAGAGCGTGCCGTCGCCGAGATCGACGACGTCAAGCAGGTCAACGAACTCGAGTCGCGTGAGCACGAGACCGGTCTCAAATCCGTCTTCAAGAACAAGTGGTTGCTCCGTATCCTGCTCGTGGGAATCGCGATCGCGGTATTCCAGCAGCTAACCGGTATCAACTCGATCATGTACTACGGGTCGATCGTTCTTGAGCAGTCAGGCTTCGCCGTCAACGCCGCCCTCATAGCGAATATTGCCCCCGGCATCATTGCGGTCATCGGCGCTTTCATTGCGCTGTGGATGATGGAGAAGATCAATCGACGCACCACCATCATCACCGGGTACACGCTCGTGACCCTTTTCCACCTGTTGATCGGTATCGCTTCGTTTGCTGTTCCCGAAGACTCCGCGGCACGCCCGTTCATCATTCTGATTTTGGTCGTCTGCTTCGTCGGATCGATGCAGACGTTCCTGAATGTTGCGACGTGGGTTCTGCTCTCGGAAATCTTCCCGTTGCACATGCGTGCGGTGGGCATGGGATTCTCGGTCTTCTGCATGTGGATCGCCAACGCCCTGGTGAGCTACTTCTTCCCGGTTGCTTTGGAAGCGGTCGGCCTGACGGGTTCGTTCTTCGGATTCGCGGTCATCAACGCGATTGCGATCGTCGTGATGGTCAAGTTCCTTCCGGAAACCCGAGGCCGTAGCCTCGAGTCCGTGGAGGAGGACGTGACCACCGGCGCCATTTTCACCGTTGGACGCAAGAAGTAGGTTGGTCGTGGCGACGACCGCCTGAGACGATCGGCCCCTTCCGTCCCGGATTTCCGGGACGAAAGGGGCCGATGTCTTCTATGACCTCGCACATTTTGCAATCGGACCACCAGGGACGCAGTATCGGAACATGACCCAAATCACCATTCCTGAAATCATGCGTGCCGCGATATGGGAAGGAGATAGCCCTCGGCTTCACATCGAGGACATACCCGTCCCGGTGCCCAAGAAAGACGAAGCTCTCGTCAGAATCACCTCATGCGGCGTGTGCCATACGGACCTGCACGTGCTCAAGGGCGAGGTTGCCTTTCCGGGTCCGGGCGTGGTCGGGCACGAAATCAGTGGCGAAGTGGTCAGCATCGGTGAAGGCACCGAGGACTCCGGCCAGATCGAGGTGGGCGCACCGGTGATCGGCGCCTTCATCATGCCGTGCACCGAATGCGAACAATGCCTCCGGGGCCGCGACGACCTGTGCGAGAAGTTCTTCGGCGAGAACCGGCTTAAAGGGAATCTGTTCGACGGCACCTCACGGCTGGCCACCGCCGATGGCCGCCGATTGTCGATGTATTCGATGGCAGGCATGGCCGAGTACTCGGTGGTCCCGATCTCCGCGCTCACGCTGCGTCCCGCGAACGTTTCGCCCGAAGAAAGTGCCATCCTAGGCTGTGCCGCGTTCACGGCGTACGGGGCCGTGCGCAAGTCTGGTCTGGTCGAAGGGGAAACGGTTGCCGTTGTTGCGGTAGGCGGAGTCGGGTCCAGCCTCATTCAGGTTGCAAAGCACGAGGGTGCGTCCAAGGTCATTGCCGTCGATGTGACGGACGAAAAACTCGAATCCGCTCGTCGTCTCGGGGCGGATGAGGTCATCAACTCGACCAAGCGGGATCCCAAGGGAGCGGTCCTGGCCATGACTGACGGCAAAGGGGTACACATTGCGTTCGAGGCCCTTGGCCGCCCAGAAACCTTTACCCAAGCCGCGTCCCTCCTCCGAGAAGGCGGGCGTATGGTTGCGATCGGAATTGCGCCAGGAGGTGTCTACGGCGAGGTCGAGATCAGCCCCTTGGTTCGCCGGGGCCAGACAGTGACGGGATCTTTCGGCGCAGTCACCCGAGTCGACCTGCCCGCTGTCGCGAATCTCGCGGCGGAAGGAGGTTACCGGCTCAAAGAGGCCGTGACTCGCCGATACGATCTGGCGGACGTCGACGAGGCCTACCAGGCGCTCGATCGGGGTGAAATCACCGGACGGGCCATCGTCGTCA
This region includes:
- a CDS encoding sugar porter family MFS transporter, with product MSGPTTERPSKPLPPLTEGAHKRRLGMVALVATFGGLLFGYDTGVINGALEPMSAELGLKADTQGLVTSSLLVGAAVGAVSIGKLSDAWGRRKTIIMLAVLFFIGTMVCVFAPEFIVLLIGRFLLGMAVGGASTVVPVFLAELAPYEIRGSLSGRNEMMIVVGQLAAFVVNAILGNTLGHMDHVWRIMLAVCAVPAICLFFGMLRMPESPRWLISKGRYDEALTVLKTIRSEERAVAEIDDVKQVNELESREHETGLKSVFKNKWLLRILLVGIAIAVFQQLTGINSIMYYGSIVLEQSGFAVNAALIANIAPGIIAVIGAFIALWMMEKINRRTTIITGYTLVTLFHLLIGIASFAVPEDSAARPFIILILVVCFVGSMQTFLNVATWVLLSEIFPLHMRAVGMGFSVFCMWIANALVSYFFPVALEAVGLTGSFFGFAVINAIAIVVMVKFLPETRGRSLESVEEDVTTGAIFTVGRKK
- a CDS encoding Gfo/Idh/MocA family protein, which codes for MTEQLRVAVVGAGRMGSDHITRLRDRMKNVRVAAVVDIDESRAQAAIEGIQEAKVFTDFTEALDSGLVDAVMVATPGFLHEQVLLPALTKGFPVFCEKPLTPDSDSAWRVVEAEQAVGKRLIQVGFMRRFDQGYRNIRSAVKSGEHGELLALDCEHINPEVPEDYTGRNLIDDTVVHEFDIVRYLTGEEISSVEVRTCKNSSLAKEGLVDPAQILMETEAGIRVSVNTHVTATYGYAVTTRASFEKNHLHEGIDQVTPGFEERFVDAYDTEIQEWIDGCLTGVIAGPGAWDGYAAAACCEAGLTAIAAPGTSVNVELNEKPDLYR
- a CDS encoding sugar phosphate isomerase/epimerase is translated as MTVPTPENNLIIGTAPDSWGVWFPEDEQQTPWQRFLDEVAEAGYKWIELGPYGYLPADPETLAKELKERDLSISAGTVFTAFHRGADQWDAAWEPARQVAELTAAMGAHHVVVIPALWRDDKTGKALEDRTLTDQQWEDLAAGHDKLGQRLQREFGLYQQFHSHADSHVETMDQIEKFLAMTDPKLVTLCLDTGHAEYGGASSVELIEKYPERIGYLHLKQVHPDTLAKVRAEDMTFKDATAAGVMCEPPYGLPDLREVIEAAEKLDRPLYGIVEQDMYPVANFEVPLPIASRTCKYLLSCGARTVVA
- a CDS encoding sugar phosphate isomerase/epimerase family protein, with the translated sequence MKLALDPTPFHQTHSLLEFPRLVKDLGYDYLQMTPHPDFIPFFGHPKADDDLVGKLRQACKDAGVEIASVLPVMRWSSPDPDAREAAVRNWKRIIQIAVDLGVQQLNTEFQGRPELAEESERAFYRSMEELLPIIEREDLHVAIDPHPDDFVERGLDAWRVIRGANSKNLGMVYVACHTFHMEDEPMDIMRAAGDRIRVAHVADSMDHHRSNGLRYITNPPGSPARVHQHLKIGDGDVNWGEFFGGLNEIGFLDSEDTVLVSSVFAENEDATKVSRYQLDTIKEMVEAARQG
- a CDS encoding zinc-binding dehydrogenase — translated: MTQITIPEIMRAAIWEGDSPRLHIEDIPVPVPKKDEALVRITSCGVCHTDLHVLKGEVAFPGPGVVGHEISGEVVSIGEGTEDSGQIEVGAPVIGAFIMPCTECEQCLRGRDDLCEKFFGENRLKGNLFDGTSRLATADGRRLSMYSMAGMAEYSVVPISALTLRPANVSPEESAILGCAAFTAYGAVRKSGLVEGETVAVVAVGGVGSSLIQVAKHEGASKVIAVDVTDEKLESARRLGADEVINSTKRDPKGAVLAMTDGKGVHIAFEALGRPETFTQAASLLREGGRMVAIGIAPGGVYGEVEISPLVRRGQTVTGSFGAVTRVDLPAVANLAAEGGYRLKEAVTRRYDLADVDEAYQALDRGEITGRAIVVM
- a CDS encoding CoA-acylating methylmalonate-semialdehyde dehydrogenase, which encodes MTTEIKHFINGSETDGSGERRQDVYNPATGAVTGNLHLGAKEDLEAAVAAAKKASETWADMSIAKKSAILFKFRELIHAHVDELAQIITAEHGKVLSDAKGEVARGLEVVEFACGISEHLKGEYSEQVSTGIDVFSFRQPLGVVAGITPFNFPVMVPLWMAPVAIATGNAFILKPSERDPSASLLLAKLWKDAGLPDGVFNVLHGDKEMVDGLLTHPDVDGISFVGSTPIAKYVYETGTQHGKRVQALGGAKNHAVIMPDADMTMAAEHLNAAAFGSAGERCMAISVAVAVGDAADEVVSRVKDLASGIKVTEGTDPEADMGPVITPASKDRITRIVGEAQESGAAVVLDGRDLVVKDHEEGFFVGPTILDKVNKEMSAYEEEIFGPVLVVIRAESLEEAIEIINSNPYGNGTAVFTSNGAVARTFQRKVRVGMIGINVPLPVPVAWHSFGGWKNSLFGDLHIYGPDGIKFYTRGKVVTQRWPEPKSVSGASFAMPSTSDS